One part of the Vibrio ponticus genome encodes these proteins:
- a CDS encoding DUF413 domain-containing protein: MSDTEFRHGKKRFYDNTKFPRGFAKSGDFTLAEEEILTVYGDTMLGLETGELSPQNAEEKHFVKVIENPGKAKSKLERVWLKYVQLARGRKRFHTLNGRNKPEASDDYADDTSLVEED, encoded by the coding sequence ATGTCTGACACTGAATTTCGTCATGGCAAAAAGCGTTTTTACGATAACACTAAATTCCCACGTGGTTTTGCCAAGTCAGGTGACTTTACTCTAGCAGAAGAAGAAATCCTAACTGTCTACGGCGATACTATGCTTGGTTTAGAAACTGGCGAACTGTCTCCGCAAAATGCTGAAGAGAAACACTTCGTTAAAGTTATCGAAAACCCAGGTAAAGCGAAATCTAAACTTGAGCGTGTATGGTTAAAATACGTCCAACTTGCTCGTGGTCGTAAGCGTTTCCATACTCTAAATGGTCGCAACAAACCAGAAGCAAGTGATGATTACGCTGACGATACTAGCCTAGTCGAAGAAGATTAA
- a CDS encoding LysR family transcriptional regulator, whose translation MDVKVFRTFLELAKVRHFGRAAENLYITQAAVSARIKQLESYFDTQLFIRDRNNIKLTSAGERLVSYAEVMVTTLQQAKLELSLESGKKLQLTMGGTPNVWDAYLQNCLSATTEAFDGYGFIAEVMGREALIRSLQERTLDMAFAFDQIKADELNCKKVAEVVLMLVSTEQCGIEDVFADKYVYVDWGTKFVAEHADRHAKIPAPYLRTSTARIALDFILEKGGSAYLPASLVEPFLASGQLHKVEGVEDWCRPIYLSYRKASSAVDAIKQVEELVKGIDPVTAYSIKQAADC comes from the coding sequence ATGGACGTAAAAGTCTTTAGAACGTTTTTAGAGTTGGCAAAAGTACGTCATTTTGGACGTGCTGCTGAAAATCTGTACATAACCCAAGCTGCGGTAAGCGCACGTATCAAACAACTGGAAAGTTACTTTGATACTCAACTGTTTATTCGCGATCGAAACAACATCAAACTCACCTCGGCGGGCGAGCGACTAGTGAGCTATGCGGAAGTGATGGTCACTACGCTGCAACAAGCCAAACTAGAGCTGTCGTTAGAAAGCGGGAAAAAATTGCAACTGACCATGGGCGGGACGCCTAACGTGTGGGATGCGTATCTACAAAACTGTTTAAGCGCAACGACCGAAGCGTTTGATGGCTATGGCTTTATTGCTGAAGTGATGGGACGCGAAGCATTAATCCGCAGTCTACAGGAACGCACTCTCGATATGGCGTTCGCGTTTGACCAAATTAAAGCCGATGAACTGAACTGTAAGAAAGTAGCGGAAGTGGTGCTGATGCTTGTCTCTACTGAGCAGTGTGGCATTGAAGACGTATTTGCAGACAAGTACGTCTATGTTGATTGGGGTACTAAGTTCGTTGCTGAGCACGCCGATCGTCACGCAAAAATTCCGGCACCTTACTTACGCACATCAACGGCTCGAATTGCTTTGGACTTCATTCTTGAAAAAGGCGGCAGTGCATACTTACCAGCCTCTTTGGTTGAACCATTCCTTGCATCGGGTCAGCTACACAAGGTAGAGGGTGTGGAAGATTGGTGTCGTCCAATTTACCTAAGCTACCGCAAGGCGAGCAGCGCGGTTGATGCGATTAAGCAAGTTGAAGAGTTGGTGAAAGGAATTGACCCAGTAACCGCATACAGTATTAAGCAAGCGGCTGACTGTTAA
- a CDS encoding FMN-dependent NADH-azoreductase, with the protein MTTLVLKSSILGEYSQSNQLIDAALEGKTNLIERDLAANPVPMLDANVATALRGNGDDLAPELKAILDLSNQLVDEIKAADQIVIAAPMYNFMVPTQLKNWFDLIARAGVTFSYTEQGPVGLIDNKKVIVVTTRGGLHKDSPRNSIESYVCTMLGFIGITDVQYVYAEALNMGEESAQASREQALKQLAEII; encoded by the coding sequence ATGACCACTCTCGTTTTAAAATCCAGCATTCTTGGTGAATATTCACAATCTAACCAGCTTATTGATGCGGCGCTAGAAGGTAAAACTAACCTTATTGAACGTGATTTAGCAGCAAACCCTGTACCTATGCTTGACGCGAACGTTGCAACTGCACTGCGTGGCAATGGCGATGATTTAGCACCAGAACTTAAAGCAATTTTAGACCTTTCAAATCAGCTAGTTGATGAAATCAAAGCCGCCGATCAAATTGTTATCGCGGCGCCAATGTACAACTTTATGGTTCCAACCCAACTCAAAAACTGGTTCGACCTAATCGCTCGAGCAGGTGTGACATTCAGCTATACAGAGCAAGGACCTGTTGGTCTTATCGACAACAAAAAAGTGATCGTGGTTACCACACGCGGTGGTCTGCATAAAGACAGTCCACGTAACTCTATCGAGAGCTATGTCTGCACTATGCTTGGCTTTATAGGGATTACTGATGTGCAATATGTTTACGCAGAAGCACTAAACATGGGTGAAGAGTCCGCTCAAGCGAGCCGAGAGCAAGCATTAAAGCAGCTTGCAGAGATTATCTAA
- the pflB gene encoding formate C-acetyltransferase: protein MTIPTTEMLQAWEGFTSGQWQTEVNTRDFIQTNYTPYEGDESFLAEATPATTTLWNSVLEGIKEESRTHAPLDFDTDLPSTIISHDAGYINQELETIVGLQTDKPLKRSIIANGGIRMVKTSCEVYGRELDPSVEKIFTEYRKTHNKVCFDLYTKDILACRKSGIITGLPDAYGRGRIIGDYRRLALYGINFLIADKQEQVKSTQSFLEQGQDLEKTLRLREELADQIQALKDIRTMGLKYGIDMSAPARTAQEAIQFTYFGYLAAVKSQNGAAMSLGRTSTFLDVYIERDIANGILNESQAQELIDHFIMKLRMVRFLRTPDYDSLFSGDPIWATEAMAGMGVDGRTLVSKTTFRYLHTLYNMGPAPEPNMTVLWSEQLPDGFKKYAAKVSIDTSSLQYENDDLMRPDFNNDDYAIACCVSPQIVGKDMQFFGARANLAKALLYTINGGIDEKSKAQVGPKQAPISDAVLDFDALMPRFDAMLDWLATQYVTALNIIHYSHDRYSYEASLMALMDRDVRRTMACGIAGLSVVADSLAAIKFAKVTPVRDEEGIAVDFEIEGDYPKFGNNDARVDDIACDLVERFMKKIQKMSMYREAIPTQSILTITSNVVYGKKTGNTPDGRRAGMPFGPGANPMHGRDQNGAVASLTSVSKLPFAFAKDGISYTFSIVPNALGKDAEMQKQNLAALMDGYFHHEAGDNGHLIEGGQHLNVNVLNREMLLDAVEHPEKYPQLTIRVSGYAVRFNSLTKEQQQDVITRTFTEKM from the coding sequence ATGACTATTCCGACTACTGAAATGCTACAAGCATGGGAAGGCTTTACTTCTGGTCAATGGCAAACCGAAGTAAACACTCGTGATTTTATCCAAACGAACTACACCCCATATGAGGGCGATGAGTCATTCTTAGCTGAGGCGACTCCAGCGACAACGACCCTTTGGAACAGTGTACTTGAAGGCATTAAAGAAGAGAGCCGTACTCACGCTCCATTAGATTTCGATACTGACCTACCTTCTACCATTATTTCTCACGACGCTGGTTACATTAACCAAGAGTTAGAAACCATCGTTGGCTTACAAACAGACAAACCACTAAAACGCTCAATTATCGCTAATGGCGGTATTCGTATGGTGAAAACCTCTTGTGAGGTGTACGGTCGTGAATTAGATCCAAGCGTAGAAAAGATCTTTACTGAGTACCGTAAAACACACAACAAAGTCTGTTTTGACCTTTATACCAAAGACATCCTCGCGTGTCGTAAATCCGGTATCATCACGGGTCTACCGGATGCTTATGGTCGTGGTCGTATCATTGGTGACTACCGCCGTTTGGCTCTATACGGTATTAACTTCTTGATTGCAGACAAGCAAGAGCAAGTAAAATCGACTCAAAGCTTCCTTGAACAAGGACAAGATCTCGAAAAAACACTCCGTCTGCGTGAAGAACTCGCCGATCAAATTCAAGCGCTAAAAGATATTCGTACCATGGGTCTTAAATACGGTATCGATATGTCAGCGCCGGCGCGCACTGCACAAGAAGCGATTCAGTTTACCTACTTTGGCTACCTAGCTGCGGTAAAATCACAAAACGGGGCAGCGATGTCTCTAGGACGCACTTCGACGTTCCTCGACGTGTACATTGAGCGTGATATTGCCAATGGCATCCTTAACGAGTCACAAGCTCAAGAGCTGATCGACCACTTTATTATGAAATTGCGTATGGTGCGCTTCTTACGTACACCTGATTACGACTCACTCTTCTCTGGCGACCCAATTTGGGCAACTGAAGCCATGGCGGGCATGGGTGTGGATGGTCGTACTCTCGTTTCCAAAACCACCTTCCGTTACCTTCATACCTTATACAACATGGGACCGGCTCCTGAGCCTAACATGACGGTACTTTGGTCGGAACAGCTACCTGACGGCTTCAAAAAATACGCGGCAAAAGTGTCCATCGATACCTCATCACTTCAGTATGAAAACGATGATCTGATGCGTCCGGACTTCAACAATGATGATTACGCCATCGCCTGTTGTGTTAGCCCACAAATTGTCGGTAAAGACATGCAATTCTTTGGTGCTCGTGCAAACTTGGCTAAAGCGCTGCTGTATACCATCAATGGCGGTATCGACGAAAAATCTAAAGCTCAAGTAGGACCAAAACAGGCGCCTATCTCAGATGCTGTACTCGATTTTGACGCGCTAATGCCACGTTTCGATGCGATGTTGGATTGGTTGGCAACCCAGTATGTGACTGCACTTAACATCATTCACTACTCACACGACCGTTATAGCTACGAAGCTTCACTAATGGCGCTGATGGATCGCGATGTACGTCGCACCATGGCATGTGGTATTGCTGGGTTGTCCGTTGTCGCTGACTCTCTTGCTGCGATCAAATTTGCCAAAGTCACACCAGTTCGTGATGAAGAGGGTATCGCTGTCGATTTTGAGATTGAAGGTGACTATCCAAAATTCGGTAACAATGATGCTCGCGTCGATGATATCGCTTGCGATTTGGTTGAGCGCTTCATGAAAAAGATTCAGAAGATGTCTATGTACCGCGAAGCGATTCCGACTCAATCTATTCTGACCATCACCTCAAATGTGGTTTATGGTAAGAAAACCGGTAACACTCCAGATGGTCGTCGTGCAGGCATGCCGTTTGGTCCTGGTGCAAACCCTATGCATGGTCGCGATCAAAACGGTGCGGTTGCATCACTGACATCTGTATCAAAACTGCCATTCGCGTTTGCTAAAGATGGGATTTCTTACACCTTCTCTATCGTACCGAATGCACTCGGTAAAGATGCTGAGATGCAAAAACAAAACCTGGCAGCATTAATGGACGGTTATTTCCATCACGAAGCCGGTGACAACGGTCACCTAATCGAAGGGGGTCAGCACCTTAATGTCAATGTACTGAACCGTGAGATGTTACTCGATGCTGTTGAGCATCCAGAGAAATACCCTCAACTGACTATTCGTGTTTCAGGTTATGCGGTGCGTTTTAACTCATTGACCAAAGAACAACAACAAGACGTTATTACACGCACATTCACTGAGAAAATGTAG
- a CDS encoding DNA-3-methyladenine glycosylase 2 family protein, which produces MTDNFEQFQLARQTRDARFDGRFFVAVKTTKIFCRPICPANLPKEENVEYYTNAALALQAGYRPCLRCRPDSAPNSWAWQGSKTTYQRALGLIEQGELQQGSLQTLAERLGISDRYLRQLFEQNLGMSPKQYALYHQLLFAKQLLHSSSMSITEIGFASGFNSTRRFNDAFKKALRLSPSDLKREVANGSARNSLELSYRGAYDWRYTLEFYRLRAVQGLEEVGESSYQRHVQINNKPAWFHIDFAAKTNKVVLQFELADISQLKHLVTNVRRMFDLDVDVNLIEQHLEQLEPGLVIRHGIRMPGVWSTWEAGVRAILGQQVSIKAAIGQLNSLVSTLQPHGATHFPTPQEVSSADLGFLRMPQSRRDTLKRFAELIAAEPEAEFEKWLALKGIGPWTVNYAALRGLSEPDRFLEGDLVVKKALQQFTQLNKDNVSPFGSYATFHLWSHAG; this is translated from the coding sequence ATGACAGACAATTTTGAGCAGTTTCAATTAGCACGGCAAACCCGTGATGCTCGCTTTGATGGGCGTTTCTTTGTTGCAGTAAAAACGACGAAAATCTTCTGTCGTCCGATTTGTCCGGCGAATTTACCCAAAGAAGAGAACGTTGAGTACTACACTAATGCTGCCCTCGCGCTACAGGCAGGTTACCGACCATGCTTGCGCTGTCGACCAGACAGTGCACCTAACTCATGGGCTTGGCAGGGAAGTAAAACCACTTACCAGCGAGCTCTCGGTTTGATTGAACAAGGTGAATTGCAGCAAGGCTCGTTACAAACATTAGCGGAACGGTTAGGCATTTCCGATCGTTATCTGCGTCAACTGTTTGAACAGAACTTAGGAATGTCCCCTAAGCAATATGCTCTCTATCATCAGCTGCTATTCGCGAAACAGCTATTGCATTCAAGTAGTATGAGCATCACCGAGATTGGCTTTGCGAGTGGTTTTAATAGTACACGTCGCTTTAATGATGCATTCAAAAAAGCACTACGGCTTTCGCCGAGTGATTTAAAACGTGAAGTGGCGAATGGCAGCGCACGTAATAGTTTAGAACTGAGTTATCGCGGCGCTTATGATTGGCGCTATACCCTCGAATTTTATCGCCTACGAGCGGTTCAAGGGCTCGAAGAGGTCGGTGAGAGCAGTTACCAACGTCATGTGCAAATCAACAATAAACCGGCTTGGTTCCACATCGATTTTGCAGCAAAAACCAATAAGGTGGTGTTGCAGTTTGAATTGGCGGATATCAGCCAGTTAAAGCATCTTGTCACCAATGTCAGACGCATGTTTGACCTCGATGTTGATGTTAATCTGATAGAGCAGCATCTAGAGCAACTTGAGCCGGGGTTAGTGATTCGTCATGGTATTCGTATGCCCGGGGTTTGGAGCACTTGGGAAGCGGGTGTTAGGGCGATTCTCGGTCAGCAAGTTTCAATCAAAGCAGCGATTGGTCAGTTGAACTCGTTGGTGTCGACTTTGCAGCCGCACGGTGCCACGCATTTTCCTACTCCCCAAGAGGTGAGCAGCGCTGATTTGGGTTTCTTACGCATGCCGCAAAGTCGCCGTGATACGCTCAAACGATTTGCCGAGTTAATCGCAGCTGAACCGGAAGCGGAGTTTGAAAAATGGCTGGCGCTTAAAGGGATTGGTCCTTGGACGGTAAACTATGCCGCGCTGCGCGGTTTATCTGAACCCGATCGATTCTTAGAAGGTGACTTGGTGGTGAAAAAAGCGCTTCAACAATTCACTCAACTTAACAAAGACAATGTTTCGCCATTTGGCAGTTACGCGACCTTTCATTTATGGAGTCACGCAGGATGA
- a CDS encoding methylated-DNA--[protein]-cysteine S-methyltransferase yields the protein MNRFTVIDTPLGKMTLQANQHGLLGAWFETQTTQPNELGVRDDEFALLHETKVQLDEYFAGIRNQFDLPLAAQGTAFQTQVWQALTTIPFGETWSYQQLADAIDNPKAVRAVGLANGKNPISIIVPCHRVIGKSGKLTGYAGGVERKAALLKLENIEFDV from the coding sequence ATGAATCGCTTTACAGTGATAGATACCCCATTAGGTAAGATGACCCTTCAAGCCAACCAACATGGTTTACTCGGCGCTTGGTTTGAAACCCAAACTACACAGCCGAATGAATTAGGGGTACGTGATGATGAGTTTGCCTTGCTGCATGAAACCAAAGTTCAACTTGATGAGTATTTTGCCGGTATTCGCAATCAATTTGATCTACCGCTCGCCGCTCAAGGGACCGCGTTTCAAACTCAGGTTTGGCAAGCTTTGACTACGATTCCTTTTGGTGAAACTTGGAGCTATCAACAATTGGCGGATGCCATTGATAATCCGAAAGCGGTACGCGCAGTGGGACTGGCGAATGGTAAAAATCCGATCTCGATTATTGTTCCATGCCATCGCGTAATAGGTAAAAGTGGTAAATTGACTGGTTATGCGGGTGGCGTTGAGCGCAAAGCGGCGTTACTTAAACTGGAAAATATTGAATTTGATGTTTAG
- the cyaB gene encoding class IV adenylate cyclase: MSQEHFKGKYEVELKFRVKDKDAFYRVLNSLEHQVMVHENQETDWYFDTPEHTLKQQAKTVSIREMEPSGIKLWIVKGPEADRCEATNITNSANARSMLENMGYQVRLITQKTRSIYFIGPFHITFDQLANIGHFAEFAIMTDDESALARYRSELEQLAQQFGLLFQDLEHRSYLTLFESAI, translated from the coding sequence ATGAGCCAAGAACACTTCAAAGGGAAATATGAAGTCGAGTTGAAGTTCCGAGTCAAAGATAAGGATGCGTTTTATCGCGTCCTTAACTCTCTTGAGCATCAAGTTATGGTGCATGAAAACCAAGAAACCGACTGGTACTTTGACACTCCCGAGCATACCCTCAAGCAGCAAGCTAAAACCGTTTCAATCCGTGAGATGGAGCCGTCTGGGATCAAATTGTGGATTGTAAAAGGACCCGAAGCAGACCGCTGTGAAGCGACCAATATTACCAACTCAGCGAATGCGCGTAGCATGCTGGAAAATATGGGGTATCAAGTCAGATTAATCACGCAGAAAACACGCAGCATCTACTTTATTGGACCATTCCATATCACCTTTGATCAGTTAGCCAACATAGGTCACTTCGCCGAATTCGCCATTATGACGGACGACGAGAGTGCGTTGGCGCGCTACCGAAGTGAGTTGGAACAGCTAGCGCAGCAATTTGGTTTACTGTTTCAAGATCTTGAACATCGCTCTTATTTAACCTTATTTGAAAGTGCGATTTGA
- a CDS encoding DEAD/DEAH box helicase, with protein sequence MPFSKLGLSQPITDAIQQLGYSKPTNIQTKAIPVILQGQDLIAAAQTGTGKTASFVLPILEKLSQGETQRKKRIRALILTPTRELAIQVEEKVRQYGQHLKLTSLAMYGGVDEKAQKQALIEGVDVLVATPGRLLDMYARRAVYFEEVEVLVLDEADRMLDMGFIDDINKILDRLPTDIQNLLFSATLSNKVRDLAKTAVHNPYEISIAANQASKKNIEQWLITVDKDMKSSLLAHLIKENNWDQALIFIETKHGAAKLAQQLEKRGIAAEAFHSGRSQAIRSQLLEDFKAGKIQYMIATGVGARGIDIHGLTRVINYDLPFPADEYVHRIGRTGRADAQGEAISFVSKDNFKNLCMIESRLGHLIERREVEGFAPRKPVPISILNYVPKSKRVQKDAE encoded by the coding sequence ATGCCATTTTCAAAACTCGGCTTAAGCCAACCTATCACAGACGCTATCCAACAATTGGGTTACAGCAAGCCTACCAATATCCAAACCAAAGCGATTCCTGTGATTCTGCAAGGACAAGATCTAATTGCAGCCGCGCAAACAGGCACGGGTAAAACGGCAAGCTTTGTATTACCCATTCTAGAAAAGTTAAGCCAAGGTGAAACGCAACGTAAAAAACGTATTCGCGCGCTTATCTTAACGCCGACCCGTGAACTTGCCATCCAGGTAGAAGAAAAAGTTCGCCAATATGGTCAACATCTAAAACTGACTTCATTAGCTATGTATGGCGGTGTTGACGAGAAAGCACAAAAACAGGCGTTAATCGAAGGCGTTGATGTTTTGGTGGCAACCCCTGGTCGTCTACTTGATATGTACGCTAGACGCGCGGTTTACTTCGAAGAAGTCGAAGTATTAGTACTTGATGAAGCTGACCGCATGCTAGACATGGGCTTTATCGATGACATCAACAAGATCCTCGATCGTCTGCCAACCGATATTCAGAACTTATTGTTCTCAGCAACACTGTCAAACAAAGTACGTGATCTTGCCAAAACCGCGGTACACAACCCATACGAGATCTCGATTGCAGCAAACCAAGCATCGAAAAAGAATATCGAACAGTGGCTTATCACCGTTGATAAAGACATGAAATCGTCACTGCTGGCACACCTAATCAAAGAGAACAATTGGGACCAAGCGTTGATCTTTATCGAGACCAAACATGGCGCAGCAAAACTAGCTCAACAATTAGAGAAGCGTGGCATCGCTGCCGAAGCATTCCACAGTGGGCGTAGCCAAGCCATTCGTAGTCAACTGCTAGAAGATTTCAAAGCTGGCAAGATTCAATACATGATCGCAACCGGTGTAGGCGCGCGTGGTATCGATATTCATGGCTTAACTCGCGTAATTAACTACGATTTACCGTTCCCAGCTGACGAATATGTCCACCGTATTGGTCGTACTGGTCGTGCGGATGCGCAAGGCGAAGCGATCTCGTTCGTATCTAAAGATAACTTCAAGAATCTATGCATGATTGAAAGCCGTCTTGGTCACCTGATTGAACGCCGCGAAGTTGAAGGCTTTGCACCACGCAAACCTGTGCCAATTTCAATTCTCAACTACGTGCCAAAAAGCAAACGAGTACAGAAAGACGCCGAATGA
- the nhaD gene encoding sodium:proton antiporter NhaD — MKSLWPYIIGLIFLPYPVFAASDVSPLDLTHSTVGYAALIIFGLAYTLVMLEEYLQLRKSKPVLLAAGIIWAMVGYVYSQQGQMDVAHAALEHNLLEYAELLLFLLVAMTYISAMEERRLFDALQAWMVGKGFNFKALFWLTGILAFFISPIADNLTTALLMCAVVMKVGGDNTRFINLACINIVVAANAGGAFSPFGDITTLMVWQAGHVSFSEFMPLFTPSVISYIVPAVIMSWFIPNAKPNVAHVHVELKRGARRIVALFILTIATAVAFHAVLHFPPVIGMMMGLAYLQFFGFFLRRTLKRSLARKAQVAIANRDDLALKRLGSVVPFDVFRRVSHAEWDTLLFFYGVVMCVGGLSLIGYLNMVSEIMYYQWDPIWANVMVGILSAIVDNIPVMFAVLTMEPEMSMGNWLLVTLTAGVGGSLLSIGSAAGVALMGAAHGKYTFFGHLKWAPVIGLGYVASIAAHLWMNSALF, encoded by the coding sequence ATGAAAAGCTTGTGGCCGTATATTATCGGTCTAATATTTTTGCCCTACCCCGTATTCGCAGCCAGCGACGTATCCCCTCTTGATCTTACCCACTCTACTGTCGGTTACGCTGCGCTAATTATATTTGGTCTTGCCTACACCCTAGTTATGCTCGAGGAGTATTTGCAGCTGCGCAAATCCAAACCGGTACTGCTTGCTGCTGGTATCATTTGGGCGATGGTCGGTTATGTCTACTCACAACAAGGACAAATGGATGTTGCCCATGCGGCATTAGAGCACAACTTACTCGAGTATGCCGAGCTGCTACTGTTCCTGCTGGTTGCCATGACTTACATCAGCGCCATGGAGGAGCGAAGGCTGTTTGATGCGCTTCAAGCTTGGATGGTGGGTAAAGGTTTCAATTTCAAAGCCTTATTTTGGCTCACTGGTATTCTCGCCTTCTTTATTTCACCGATTGCCGATAACCTCACCACCGCACTCCTGATGTGCGCCGTAGTGATGAAAGTTGGCGGCGATAACACGCGTTTTATCAACCTCGCCTGTATTAACATCGTTGTAGCCGCAAACGCAGGGGGCGCATTTAGCCCATTTGGTGATATCACCACACTGATGGTTTGGCAGGCAGGTCACGTCTCTTTCTCTGAGTTTATGCCGCTCTTTACCCCTTCAGTGATCAGTTACATCGTGCCTGCGGTGATCATGTCTTGGTTTATTCCTAATGCTAAGCCTAACGTCGCCCACGTGCATGTTGAGCTCAAACGTGGTGCACGCCGTATCGTTGCGCTGTTCATTCTCACCATTGCTACTGCGGTCGCTTTCCATGCGGTACTGCACTTCCCACCAGTGATCGGTATGATGATGGGTCTCGCCTATCTGCAATTTTTCGGTTTCTTCCTGCGTCGCACGCTTAAGCGTTCGTTAGCTCGTAAAGCACAAGTCGCCATTGCTAACCGCGACGACCTAGCGCTCAAACGTTTAGGCTCAGTGGTACCATTTGATGTATTTCGCCGAGTCTCCCATGCCGAGTGGGATACATTACTGTTCTTCTACGGCGTGGTCATGTGTGTTGGTGGTTTGAGCCTGATTGGTTACCTCAACATGGTATCAGAGATCATGTACTACCAGTGGGATCCAATCTGGGCCAACGTCATGGTGGGGATATTGTCTGCGATTGTCGATAACATCCCTGTCATGTTTGCGGTACTGACTATGGAACCTGAAATGTCGATGGGTAACTGGTTACTGGTCACCTTAACTGCCGGTGTCGGCGGTAGTTTGCTCTCTATCGGCTCTGCGGCAGGTGTTGCGCTTATGGGCGCCGCACATGGCAAGTACACCTTCTTTGGTCATCTAAAATGGGCGCCGGTCATCGGGCTTGGGTATGTTGCCAGTATTGCCGCCCACCTCTGGATGAATAGCGCGCTATTCTAA
- a CDS encoding nucleoside recognition domain-containing protein, giving the protein MSTPNPIERKVTWGCYVALAFAVVFFSGLMQSNEWYGVFDFTTLNGSFGKVAYGVQETAEGVEAATTSFRGKGGSGARDGFIFALTLIPTVMFALGVINVLEHYGALDAARKLLSPLLRPLMGIPGSSGLALIASLQSTDAGAAMTRQLKDEGRLTKRETDVFTMFQFTAGAAIVNFFSSGAVLFTLTLADGSLAVSSSIGLAVGVMFLFKFIGANLFRVYLNITEGKEDKNQSAELQEEAAK; this is encoded by the coding sequence ATGTCCACTCCTAACCCAATTGAGCGCAAGGTGACATGGGGATGCTATGTCGCACTCGCATTCGCTGTCGTATTTTTCTCAGGCTTAATGCAATCTAACGAATGGTACGGTGTATTCGACTTTACCACGCTAAATGGTTCGTTTGGTAAAGTTGCATATGGCGTGCAAGAAACCGCTGAAGGTGTTGAAGCGGCAACCACGTCATTCCGTGGTAAAGGTGGTAGCGGTGCGCGCGATGGCTTTATCTTCGCATTGACGCTGATCCCAACGGTTATGTTCGCACTAGGTGTGATTAACGTTCTTGAGCATTACGGCGCACTAGATGCAGCGCGCAAACTGCTTTCTCCACTGCTACGTCCACTGATGGGTATCCCAGGTAGCTCAGGTCTAGCGCTAATCGCATCGCTACAAAGTACTGATGCAGGTGCAGCAATGACTCGTCAGCTTAAAGATGAAGGTCGTCTGACTAAACGCGAGACTGACGTATTCACTATGTTCCAATTCACTGCAGGTGCGGCGATTGTTAACTTCTTCTCATCTGGTGCGGTGCTATTTACGTTAACTTTGGCTGACGGCTCACTGGCTGTGTCATCGTCAATTGGTTTGGCTGTAGGTGTGATGTTCCTATTTAAGTTTATCGGCGCGAACCTATTCCGCGTTTACCTAAACATCACAGAAGGCAAAGAAGACAAAAACCAATCAGCTGAGCTACAAGAGGAAGCAGCAAAATGA
- a CDS encoding YjiG family protein: MSEVKAKKPMVTDIFVEGAKKGWVIATTSTVPNVLMAFVIIKALQITGALDLMGTIFAPIMAVFGLPGEAAAVLIGAWMSMGGAVGVVITLFDQGILNGAHIAILAPAIYLMGSQVQYMGRIMGPIGTEGRYIPIMIAISVLNAFGAMLVMNLFV, from the coding sequence ATGAGCGAAGTAAAAGCAAAGAAACCTATGGTAACGGACATCTTCGTTGAAGGTGCGAAAAAGGGTTGGGTAATTGCGACTACCTCTACAGTACCAAACGTATTGATGGCATTTGTGATCATTAAAGCGCTGCAAATCACGGGGGCGCTGGATCTAATGGGTACTATTTTTGCGCCTATCATGGCAGTTTTCGGTCTTCCTGGCGAAGCGGCGGCAGTGCTAATTGGTGCTTGGATGTCTATGGGCGGTGCAGTCGGTGTCGTTATTACGCTATTTGACCAAGGCATCCTAAACGGTGCGCACATCGCGATTCTTGCTCCGGCTATCTACCTAATGGGCTCACAAGTGCAGTACATGGGTCGTATCATGGGTCCTATCGGCACTGAAGGTCGTTACATTCCAATTATGATCGCTATTTCTGTACTGAACGCGTTTGGTGCAATGTTAGTGATGAACCTATTTGTGTAA